The Leptospira licerasiae serovar Varillal str. VAR 010 genome segment AGATCCAAGAAGTCGCTTCTTTTCGCACAAAGTACTTAACAATTGTAATGGAAGATATATTCCAACCTTATAATGCTAGCGCTCCTGTACGAACTTCAGAATGTTTAGGACTAACGGAGATCCATGTTGTGGAGAATCGAAACCCTTATAGACCTAACGAAGGCATTTCTCTTGGCGCACAAAAATGGATACAGATACACAAATACCAAAAACCTAATATCGATAATACTAGACATTGTATAAGCGGATTAAAGGAGAAGGGATATCGTGTAGTAGCAACTTCTCCTCATACATTAGCAAATTCTTACGAACTGAATACTTTGCCCTTGGATAAACCGTGCGCCATCCTATTCGGATCGGAAGAAAAAGGATTATCTTCTTATTCAATGGAAGAAGCGGACGTATTCCTAAAACTTCCTATGTACGGGTTTACGGAAAGTTACAATATTTCGGTAACAGTGGCAATCGTGCTTTCTCACCTTGCATTTAGGCTTAGAAAGGAAGTTCCAAATTGGGGATTAACAGAAGAGGAGAAGTTGTATATCCGAAATTCTTATTATAAAAAATGCCTTCATAATGGAAATCTTGTGGAATCCGACCTATTACAAAGGATCAGATCGGAACCTACAAGGGTCCAATAATTCGATTTTTCAATTAAAAAGTAGGGTAGGATGGAGCAATTCAACGGTGTTTCTAAGTTTGTTAAAAAGTTTTCTCTGATATTTGCGGGGATTTTTGCATTTCTATTTATAATTCGGCTTATCTACAGCTATGCAGTTGGTCCAGAAACAAATATTGTAAATCAAGAACAAGGTTCTTCCATCAATTTTGACTATGGACGCAAAAACTATGCGTCCGAAAAGTTTTATGCTCCCCAGGACAAAACCACAATCAGTTCATCTTCTCAAAAATATGAAAAGGTAGCGGCTGTTTCTTCAAAAACTTCCGAGTTTGAGGAGAGCGAAAAGAAGACCCGCAAGATGGTAGAGGACGTAAAAGGTGTCATCCAATACGAACAAAGATCAGGACTTCCCGGCAAGAGAACTTTGCAATTAGGGATCGGAGTAAATCCGGATAAATTCGATTCCATGGTAGAATCTATTCAGACGATTGGTGTCATTGATTCTATTTCGGTGAATAAAACCGACAAAACAAACGAATATAAAAATATCACTGCAACCAGAATCTCTTTGGAAAAATCTAAAGCAGGTCTTTTGGGTCTAAAAGGAAAAAACGGCAAAATAGAAGAACTTATCTCTCTAGAAAAAGAAATTTTAGAGATAGAAGGTAAGATCCAAGACTTAGGGGTGAAGTTAGGCGAATTCGATCAGGAGAATGAATTTTGCACGATCAAATTTACCTTAAAGGAAACTGGCGCGGTATCCGGTGGATTCGTTACTTTTTTGAAGAAATGTAAAATATCGCTGGAGTGGACTATCAAATACGGACTATTATTCTCTTTCCTCTATGCATTCGCTGCTGTCGGAGGTTGGATCACTTGGTTTTTTGGAGTAAAAACTTTAGGTTATTTAAGATCTAAAGGAATTCTTTAATTCAGATTCGACTTTGAAAAGAAAAACTGAAGGAGTTTCCTCATTTGATTTGTAGGAACTCCGGCACCTAGATATTCTCCGTCCACCCAGATTTCGAAATGCAAATGTATGTTCTCATCATTTCCTTTCGCTTCTCCCATGAGACCCGAGTTACCTACGTTACCTATCTCTTCGCCTGATTTCACTTTCGCACCGGGTTTGATCCCTCTTTTGATAGAAGAGAGATGATTAAATGATGTCATTACTCCGTTCCCATGATCGATCCAAACCTGTCTGCCGCCGAAGTCCTTTTCCACATAAGTTACCCCGTTCTTCTGGGCTAACGAGGAATATTTTTGGAATTCCGAGAGTGTCATAGGAGAATAATCTAGATCTGCCCGGATAATCGTGCCGTCTGCCGGCGAAACCAAAACATCTTCGAAGGTCAAGCGTCTAGGCGGACCGATCTTCTCACGTTTATAATAAATATCTAATCCTTTGTGGATTCCGTTCCTATATTCTCTGGGAGCTCCCGGAAGTTGATAATCTTTTTCGGGAAGAAGTCCGTCCGGAACCGGATATTGGTAGCCGGTAAATCTGCTGGACACCGAATTTAGGACCGTTCCGTTTAAAAGGATCTTAAATTCACCGATCACTATATTCTTTTCTTCTTTTTTAGGAAAATATAATCTAAGAATAGAGGCATCGATCGGAATAATATCGTGATGGTTAACTAGATCGACTTTATTCGTCTTGAAAATTGTCTTCCAGTTTTCTTGATGAAGAACTTGAAGTTCGTATTCTTCCGCCGCTCTTTTGCCCCTGAACATAGGGACCAAAACTTCGATCGAATTGATCAGTCTCTTGGAGCCGAAATCCACGATGATCCATTCCGGTTTATTTTCCCCGGAGGAATACCAGTAGGATTTCGGATTGGAATCGAATAGATTAAATGCACCGTATTCTTCATCGAAGGAAGAAGATACGGAATAGGAAAAGGGAGCCACTGTTACTTTTCCAAAATCCAAAAAATCCACTTCGGAACCTAAGGATCCGTAAGACTTGGGAGCTGCAGATAGGCCGAAAGAAAAAGCCGTAAATAAAAGAAAGATTTTTCGGATCATATTAAGATAGGAAAGGCGCTCCCGGTTTTGGGCCCTTGCCGTGCTTTAGGAGAGAGTTTGCCTCATCTAGTTTCCAGGAATCGAAATATATTTTATCTTCTTGGCTTAGGTCTGGTCGAAGCGAGATCGCATTTCCGTTTTGGTCCGCGTATAAACCTCTTCTTCCGAAAAATCTACCTGCAGATTCTTGGGGTTGCACTAACTTCTTCTTTTCTCCTCTCATTTGAAATGCTAATCTTGCATTTTCTACGTAGGATTTCAGCTCGGAAGGGTCGACAGAAATTGTATGATCCGGACCGGGTAGTGTTTTATCTAGGGTAAAATGTTTTTCTAAAACGCTTGCTCCAAGCGATACTGCTAACGCTCCAGCGATACTTCCCGCAGTATGATCGGAAAAACCTATGGGACCATTAAATATATTTTTATAATATTCGATAGTTAGCAAATTTGCCTTTTCAGGCGGAGTAGGATAAAGGGAAACGCAGTGGAATAATACTAGATCTTTTACTCTTTCTGAGCCCAAGTATTCTAATGCACGAATGACTTCAAAACCTTCCGCAGCGCCACTAGATAGAAACAAAGGGAGTCCTGTACTAGCACATTTTTGCAGAAGTTGCTTATTTACTATATCTCCGCTAGCGATTTTAAGAGCCTTAACTCCTAAGTTTACTAAAAGATCCACACTTCCCGTATCTAAAGGAGTTGAGAAAAAGAAAAGACCTTCTTCTTTTGCCGTTTTTTGGAATTCAATATGTAATTTTTCGGAAAGTTCGTAGGTTTGAAAAATATCCACTAGGACTTTCGCTTTAGGATTTTTAACATCTAAAAAGTTTTCAGTCTTATAGGTTTGGAATTTTACCGCATTTGCTCCCGCTTTTTTCGCGGCTTGGATGGTCTTCTTTCCTAATTCCAGATCTGCATTATGATTCAAACCGATCTCGGCGATTATAA includes the following:
- a CDS encoding TrmH family RNA methyltransferase, translating into MKLSQEHSNFITLEEAIRLEQYFKTLISPEKVSKIQEVASFRTKYLTIVMEDIFQPYNASAPVRTSECLGLTEIHVVENRNPYRPNEGISLGAQKWIQIHKYQKPNIDNTRHCISGLKEKGYRVVATSPHTLANSYELNTLPLDKPCAILFGSEEKGLSSYSMEEADVFLKLPMYGFTESYNISVTVAIVLSHLAFRLRKEVPNWGLTEEEKLYIRNSYYKKCLHNGNLVESDLLQRIRSEPTRVQ
- a CDS encoding DUF4349 domain-containing protein, encoding MEQFNGVSKFVKKFSLIFAGIFAFLFIIRLIYSYAVGPETNIVNQEQGSSINFDYGRKNYASEKFYAPQDKTTISSSSQKYEKVAAVSSKTSEFEESEKKTRKMVEDVKGVIQYEQRSGLPGKRTLQLGIGVNPDKFDSMVESIQTIGVIDSISVNKTDKTNEYKNITATRISLEKSKAGLLGLKGKNGKIEELISLEKEILEIEGKIQDLGVKLGEFDQENEFCTIKFTLKETGAVSGGFVTFLKKCKISLEWTIKYGLLFSFLYAFAAVGGWITWFFGVKTLGYLRSKGIL
- a CDS encoding M23 family metallopeptidase → MIRKIFLLFTAFSFGLSAAPKSYGSLGSEVDFLDFGKVTVAPFSYSVSSSFDEEYGAFNLFDSNPKSYWYSSGENKPEWIIVDFGSKRLINSIEVLVPMFRGKRAAEEYELQVLHQENWKTIFKTNKVDLVNHHDIIPIDASILRLYFPKKEEKNIVIGEFKILLNGTVLNSVSSRFTGYQYPVPDGLLPEKDYQLPGAPREYRNGIHKGLDIYYKREKIGPPRRLTFEDVLVSPADGTIIRADLDYSPMTLSEFQKYSSLAQKNGVTYVEKDFGGRQVWIDHGNGVMTSFNHLSSIKRGIKPGAKVKSGEEIGNVGNSGLMGEAKGNDENIHLHFEIWVDGEYLGAGVPTNQMRKLLQFFFSKSNLN
- a CDS encoding N-acetylneuraminate synthase family protein, whose protein sequence is MSFSKSFPLEEKWEIGPDSSPFIIAEIGLNHNADLELGKKTIQAAKKAGANAVKFQTYKTENFLDVKNPKAKVLVDIFQTYELSEKLHIEFQKTAKEEGLFFFSTPLDTGSVDLLVNLGVKALKIASGDIVNKQLLQKCASTGLPLFLSSGAAEGFEVIRALEYLGSERVKDLVLFHCVSLYPTPPEKANLLTIEYYKNIFNGPIGFSDHTAGSIAGALAVSLGASVLEKHFTLDKTLPGPDHTISVDPSELKSYVENARLAFQMRGEKKKLVQPQESAGRFFGRRGLYADQNGNAISLRPDLSQEDKIYFDSWKLDEANSLLKHGKGPKPGAPFLS